A genomic segment from Nematostella vectensis chromosome 6, jaNemVect1.1, whole genome shotgun sequence encodes:
- the LOC5508580 gene encoding E3 ubiquitin-protein ligase TRIM71, whose translation MTRLRDNVLKYFCETCDQANCRDCAIYEHRDYVYVDLKEAVKKYRSSVTHMLDTCKRKIPVLRCAVEEVKEVRRNLQDRVQTEKDNIRATIQNHIQQLEEQAEDLTQTLENMYHNKEKVLTAQQEILELDLSNLLSSSDFTENVLRYGNEAEVMLVKPQMVSRLTHLYEHDSQTEPEENEHVDFSSNEQQLSLMISCLGNVSTSSAFPFHLHAQGFGLTRAKVGQEASFKVIALDRDGEPCQKGDARVSAKIRCPNGFQLTGHVTKNEDSTYTVTYTPSMKGDHELMVMIREKQIKDSPFDLQVGNTRSPFDVQVGNTGSPFYLQIYVIDDKIIRQFGIRGKGDVEIWYQDGVAVDKSGNIFVADHGNNRIQSRTETTTVFKYSTFGSYGDSQGKFNCPRHISVSSKGEILVSDAGNFRVQVFDGAGNFLSKFGEKGSNNGQFSCSAGVATDAEGHIVVADLKNLNVQVFNSEGEFIKRISQDPDSVRNASYFAKPTGVAISDNGNVVVADRGLHKVMLF comes from the exons ATGA CACGCTTGCGGGATAAC GTGTTGAAGTATTTTTGCGAGACATGTGACCAGGCCAACTGTCGTGACTGCGCCATCTACGAGCACCGTGACTACGTGTACGTGGATCTGAAGGAAGCGGTGAAGAAGTACAGATCCTCGGTTACACACATGTTGGACACGTGCAAGAGAAAGATTCCTGTCCTCAG ATGCGCCGTGGAGGAGGTGAAAGAAGTTCGGCGCAACTTACAGGATCGGGTCCAGACAGAAAAGGACAACATTCGGGCTACCATACAAAACCATATCCAACAACTTGAAGAGCAGGCCGAAGATCTCACACAAACACTGGAAAACATGTACCATAACAAGGAAAAG GTTCTGACAGCGCAACAGGAGATTCTGGAGCTTGATCTCAGCAACTTGCTGAGCAGCAGTGACTTCACGGAGAACGTGCTCAG gtatggaAACGAGGCTGAGGTTATGCTCGTGAAGCCACAGATGGTCAGCAGACTTACCCATTTGTACGAGCACGACTCCCAAACGGAACCGGAAGAGAACGAGCACGTTGATTTTTCGTCCAATGAACAGCAGTTGTCACTAATGATCAGCTGTCTGGGAAATGTGTCCACAAGCTCCGCCTTCCCTTTTCACCTACACGCACAAGGATTCGGACTGACCAGGGCCAAAGTCGGACAGGAGGCTTCATTCAAGGTCATTGCGTTGGATCGGGATGGGGAGCCCTGTCAGAAAG GCGATGCGCGCGTGTCTGCCAAGATACGATGCCCTAACGGATTCCAGCTGACAGGTCACGTGACCAAGAACGAGGACAGCACGTACACAGTGACGTACACACCGAGCATGAAAGGCGACCACGAGCTGATGGTCATGATACGAGAGAAACAGATCAAAGACAGCCCATTCGACTTACAGGTTGGTAACACAAGGAGCCCATTCGACGTACAGGTTGgtaacacagggagcccattcTACTTACAG ATATATGTCATTGACGATAAGATAATTCGCCAATTCGGGATTCGGGGCAAGGGGGACGTTGAGATCTGGTATCAAGATGGGGTCGCTGTGGATAAAAGCGGCAACATCTTCGTGGCTGATCATGGCAATAATAGAATCCAG TCGCGGACCGAGACAACCACCGTATTCAAGTATTCGACTTTCGGCAGCTATGGCGACTCTCAAGGCAAGTTCAACTGCCCCCGTCACATATCCGTGTCCTCGAAGGGGGAGATCCTTGTATCCGATGCCGGAAACTTCCGCGTCCAGGTATTCGACGGTGCCGGCAACTTTCTGTCCAAGTTTGGCGAGAAGGGATCCAACAATGGCCAGTTCTCCTGTTCCGCTGGGGTCGCAACCGATGCAGAGGGGCACATCGTGGTGGCAGATCTAAAGAATCTCAACGTACAAGTGTTTAACTCTGAAGGCGAGTTCATCAAGAGGATCAGTCAGGATCCTGACTCCGTGAGGAACGCCAGCTACTTCGCTAAGCCGACGGGTGTGGCCATATCTGATAACGGCAACGTCGTCGTGGCTGACCGCGGGCTCCATAAAGTTATGCTCTTTTGA
- the LOC116615618 gene encoding uncharacterized protein LOC116615618: MQYPLYLFSLLFVVHVGRQVHGAPDGDVEDTMIAEDEARPVLPDAPRYPPINSGDKIALKMSYTSGDLSKFWMKCSDRECSAQKCAEGRLNMKSSKWSSCVTLMYIIRAIGKSDGQPINSGDKVTISSAQDMNSKHIGCDSSDSYKCRFQSIAYRKFKDDWFRHSQAIFQIFSRDGEDGTPVEYGDIVGFRYPYYYADHWLSYKDGYWYADKCSNKAKSTCAKINSPTGFQIFKPYKA; the protein is encoded by the exons ATGCAGTATCCCCTCTACTTGTTCTCGTTGCTGTTCGTAGTCCATGTGGGACGACAAGTCCACGGCGCGCCTGACGGTGACGTCGAGGACACCATGATCGCAGAGGACGAAGCTAGACCCGTGCTACCCGATG CCCCTCGGTATCCCCCGATCAACAGCGGTGATAAGATTGCTCTAAAGATGTCCTACACGTCGGGTGATTTGTCCAAATTCTGGATGAAGTGCAGCGACAGAGAGTGTTCCGCTCAGAAATGCGCCGAGGGCCGCTTGAACATGAAG TCCAGTAAATGGTCCTCATGTGTTACCCTTATGTACATCATCCGTGCGATCGGCAAGTCGGACGGTCAGCCCatcaacagcggcgacaaggTCACCATCTCATCAGCGCAAGACATGAACTCCAAGCACATCGGATGCGATTCCTCGGACTCTTACAAGTGCAGATTCCA ATCCATCGCTTACCGCAAATTCAAAGACGACTGGTTCCGCCACAGTCAAGCCATTTTCCAGATCTTCTCTCGTGACGGCGAAGACGGTACCCCAGTAGAGTACGGGGACATAGTGGGGTTCCGCTACCCCTATTACTACGCGGACCACTGGCTGTCGTATAAAGACGGTTACTGGTACGCGGATAAATGCAGCAACAAGGCCAAGTCAACATGCGCCAAAATCAACTCACCCACCGGCTTTCAGATCTTTAAGCCGTACAAGGCTTAG
- the LOC116615592 gene encoding uncharacterized protein LOC116615592: protein MQFPLVLFSLLFVAHVGQHVRGASVRLVSNNLELNGTMELIFHEAKERVWAGLSNDHRYPIINSGDRIALKMSYTWGSDKQNYMYCIAHSCYPSYCPGETVFKSNKWSSCSYVTYYIRALGKSDGQPINSGDMVYISSGYYSNSYRLRCDTLTTYKCKFYSLSDSAFQGNNWFAHSYAIFQIFSRRSVDGTPVQYGDIVGFRYPYYYAKTWLYYYSGYWYARSCSYNNKYSCVRTNSPTGFKIFKPL from the exons ATGCAGTTTCCCCTAGTCTTGTTCTCGCTGCTGTTCGTTGCCCATGTGGGACAACATGTCCGCGGCGCGTCCGTCAGACTTGTCAGTAACAACTTGGAACTAAATGGTACAATGGAGCTAATTTTTCACGAGGCGAAGGAGAGGGTTTGGGCTGGATTATCCAATG ACCATCGCTACCCTATCATCAACAGCGGAGACCGGATTGCGCTGAAGATGTCCTACACTTGGGGAAGTGACAAGCAAAACTACATGTACTGCATTGCACACTCCTGCTACCCAAGTTACTGCCCCGGGGAAACAGTTTTTAAG TCAAACAAGTGGTCGAGCTGTAGTTACGTGACGTATTACATCCGGGCGCTCGGCAAGTCGGACGGTCAGCCAATCAACAGCGGAGACATGGTCTACATCTCATCTGGTTACTATAGCAACAGCTACCGTCTTCGATGCGATACCCTCACCACGTACAAGTGCAAATTTTA TTCCCTCAGCGACAGCGCATTCCAAGGCAACAACTGGTTCGCGCACAGCTACGCCATCTTTCAGATCTTCTCCCGCCGATCAGTTGACGGTACCCCAGTGCAGTACGGGGACATAGTGGGGTTCCGCTACCCTTACTACTACGCGAAGACCTGGCTGTACTACTACAGCGGATACTGGTACGCGCGTAGCTGTAGCTACAATAACAAGTACTCGTGCGTGAGAACCAACTCCCCCACGGGCTTCAAGATCTTCAAGCCTCTGTAG
- the LOC116615610 gene encoding uncharacterized protein LOC116615610, with product MITYVFTPHVFVPLTDHRHHIISSGDRIALRISYTNGSNLKYYMHCTTSYCYRNNCPGDTVIKVRKSMTYIIRAIGKSDSQPINIGDMVTISSGYYGNKYNHRCSKSTSYKCTKHLFLINSSINEKKFEGNHWFENTIAIFQIFSRNAIDNTPVQYGDIVGFSYPYYYADRWLYHSGGH from the exons ATGATAACCTATGTAT TCACCCCTCATGTTTTCGTTCCTTTAACAGATCACCGTCATCACATCATCAGCAGTGGAGACAGGATCGCACTGAGAATTTCTTACACTAATGGCAGTAACCTGAAATACTACATGCACTGCACTACAAGCTACTGCTACCGAAATAACTGCCCCGGGGACACAGTGATTAAGGTG CGCAAATCCATGACGTACATCATCCGGGCAATCGGCAAGTCAGACAGCCAGCCAATCAACATCGGCGACATGGTCACCATCTCATCTGGTTACTATGGCAACAAATACAACCATCGATGCTCAAAATCTACATCGTACAAGTGTACGA AACATTTATTTCTTATCAACAGTTCCATCAACGAGAAAAAATTCGAAGGAAACCATTGGTTCGAAAACACCATCGCTATCTTCCAGATCTTTTCCCGCAATGCGATTGACAACACCCCAGTGCAGTACGGGGACATAGTAGGGTTCAGCTACCCCTACTACTACGCGGATCGCTGGCTGTACCATAGCGGGGGTCACTAG